Sequence from the Bufo bufo chromosome 10, aBufBuf1.1, whole genome shotgun sequence genome:
GGGAAGAGAGGgataggaagagacagagaggaagAGAGACACAGGAAGTAACGGAGAGAGAAAGGAAGAAATGAAGAGGTAGAGAGAAGAAGAAACAGAAaggaagagagagacagaggaaAAGACATAGAGATAGAAGGGGAAGAGAAATAGAGAGAAAGAGGGGGAAGAGAGAGAGGAAAAGACagacagaaagaaagaaagggggagaagagatagagacagagagatagcggaagagagagagagagaaagagaaggggAACAGAGACGGggaatagagagagatagagaaagagggAGATAGGGGAAGAGAGGGAGAGACAAAGAGAGGAAGAGACAGAcaaagagaggaagagagagagagatagaggggGAAAAAGGGAGAGATAGAGGAAGAGACAGGAAAAGAGCGGAAGAGACAAAGATAGAGACAGATGGGGAAGAGAGACAGGGATAGGAAGGGGCAGATAGAGGAAGAGGGGTTACTATTAGGGTCAGGGgttagtattagggctcatgcacacaaccgtatgtattttgcggtctgcaaaaaacggatccgcaaaaaaaacgggtgacattcgtgtgcattccgtattttgcggaacagaacagctggcccccaatagaacagtcctatccttctccgtaatgcggacagtaataggacatgttctatttgtttgtggaatggaaatacggaaactaaatgcacacggagtaacgtccatttttttttgcgtacccattgaaaagaatggttctgcatacgggccacaaaaaaaaaacggaacggacacggaaagaaaatacgtttgtgtgcatgagcccttagggtcagGAGTTAGTGTCAGGGGTGAGTATTAGGGTCAGGGGTTAGTATTAAAACTGTGGGATAGTATTAGGGGTTAGCATTAGGGTCAGGGTTGAGTATCAGGGGTTAGTATTAGAAGTAATAGGGGTTAGTATTAGGGTCAGGGGTGAGTATTAGGGTTTAGTATTAGGGGTAACTATTAAGGTAAGTATTAGGGTTAGGGGTTAGTATTGGGGTCGGAGGTTAGTATTAAGGTCAGGGGTTAGTATTAGGTGTTAGTATTAGAATCATAGGTTAGTATTAGGGTCAGGGTtgagtattagggtccattcacacgtccgtatgaatAGTCCGGATCCGTTCCTTAATTATGCAGAACAggttgcggactcattcattttcaatggggacggtacggatgcggacagcacactatgtgctgtccgcatccgcatttccggatcagcAATTCCAtttccgaaaaaaatagaacatgtcctattcttgtccgcaattgcggacaagaaaaggcattttttatGAGAGTACTGGTGATGTGCGGTCTgtgaattgcggaacgcacattgccggtgtccgtgtttttcagatctgcaaaacacttgcggacgtgtgaatggaccctgaggctactttcacaccagtgtttttgctggatccgtcatggatcagcaaaaacgcttccgtcataatAATACAAGCGCCTGCgcctgttctgaacggatccggttgtgttaTGTCTTCTAcggccatgacggatctgtctctaaaaccattgaaagtcaatgggggacaatccgttttcttttgtgtctgagAAAGCGGATCAGccaccattgacttccattgtgtgtcaggacggatccgtcttgatccgcaccacatcgcgaacagaaaaacgctgcttgcagcattattctatccgcgatggggacgcagccaaacggaacggaatgctttcTGGTGACTTCGTTCTGTTcagctttgtccccattgacaatgaatagggacaaaacggaagcgatttcctccggtattgagatcctatgacggatctcaataccggaaagggaaagcgcagatgtgaaagtagccttaggggtcagtattagggtcaGGAGTGAGTAATAGGGGTGAGTATTagggggtcagtattagggtcaGGGGTTAGTATTAGTGTCAGAGGTGAGTATCCGGGGTTACTATTAGGGCACAGGGACAGTATAGCTCTCCATTCTAGTCACCGTGCACAGAGGAGGGGCAGGAGGAGGTCACGTGACTCGGTTGGTTACTGCGGAACTCCACATGAGGCGCTCTGTTTCCTGGAGTAATCATTACGTTTCAGAGGAACTTCCGGGGGCGGGGTCAGGCTGGCGCTGGTGGGATACAGCAGCTCTGAAGATGAGGGTGAAGCGGCGGAGCGGAGCGAGTGAGTGACGTCATACCGGGAGCTGCGTCACTGGATTATTACATGGATATGTTATACTGTTTAGCAGTGTgttatatggcggtattattatATGGGATGTGACCATATGGAGGTATTATTATATGGGATGTGACTATATGGAAGTATTAATATATGGGATGTGACTATATGGAGGTATTATTATATGGGATGTGACTATATGGAGGTATTAATATATAGGATGTGATTATACTGTGTATCAGTGTGTTATATGGAGGTATTATTATATGGGATGTGATTATACCCTGTATCAGTGTGTTATATGGAGGTATTATTATATGGGATGTGATTATACCCTGTATCAGTGTACTATATGGAGGTATTATTATATGGGATGTGACTATATGGAGGTATTATTATATGGGATGTGACTATATGGAGGTATTATTATATGGGATGTGACTATATGGAGGTATTAATATATGGGATGTGACTATATGGAGGTATTAATATATGGGATGTGACTATATGGAGGTATTAATATATGGGATGTGACTATATGGAGGTATTAATATATGGGATGTGACTATATGGAGGTATTATTATATGGGATGTGACTATATGGAGGTATTATTATATGGGATGTGACTATATGGAGGTATTATTATATGGGATGTGACTATATGGAGGTATTATTATATGGGATGTGACTATATGGAGGTATTATTATATGGGATGTGACTATATGGAGGTATTATTATATGGGATGTGACTATATGGAGGTATTATTATATGGGATGTGACTATACTGTGAAGCagtgtgttattattattattattattattagggtcAGGGGTGAGTATTAGGGTTTAGTATTAGGGGTAACTATTAAGGTAAGTATTAGGGTTAGGGGTTAGTATTAGGGTCAGAGGTTAGTATTAAGGTCAGGGGTTAGTATTAGgtgttttactagtgtgtgaaacaatctctctcgtattgataacaggtccggcctctgtactcactgtcactatgaatgcactgcagcgacgagcggccggcgcgtgactgacgtcacttagtaacgctcctgcttcctgatgtgggaggagcgttactaagtgatgtcagtcacgcgccggccgctcgtcgctgcagtgcattcatagtgacagtgagtacagaggttggacctgttatcaataggagagagattgtttcacacactagtaaaatactttacacacaaagccagttatgtgcgcagtttaggacacatgaggggacacatagggccatgagggagaCCAGCAtgagatgctatatgtcttatgctgcccccctcatggccctatgtgtcatagcacacatcccctataacagcgtcctccacagatcccccacattgcagcgccctccacagatcccccacattgcagcgccctccacagatcccccacattgcagcgccctccacagatcccccacattgcagcgccctccacagatcccccacattgcagcgccctccacagatcccccacattgcagcgccctccacagatcccccacattgcagcgccctccacagatcccccacattgcagcgccctccacagatcccccacattgcagcgccctccacagatcccccacattgcagcgccctccacagatcccccacattgcagcgccctccacagatcccctataactatgtcatacccagccgcatcagcggctcatatgggaaaatccaagcaaatagacctctagcacaattccctttaaaatatcgcatcgcatatcgttatcgcaatttttagggccctaatcgccattgcacaaaattcccatattgtGCAGCCGTAGTCCGTATGAATAGTCCGGATCCGTTCCTCAattatgcggaacaggtgcagactcattcattttcaatgggcacggaacggatgcggacagcacactgtgctgtccgcatccgcatttccggatctgcaattccattcccgaaaaaaatagaacatgtcctattcttgtccgcaattgttatTATTCTTAGGGGTGTTATcatagttagggctcatgcacacaaatgtattttctttctgtgtccgtttatttatttttttgcagaccgtatgcggaaccatttatttcaaaggaagtgaaaaaagtgcaaaaaaattgaagttactccgtgtgcattccgtttccatatgttcggcatctaaagttcgggttatcgaagaatctcgttatggattctaaattccattatggtccgtggtagcggaatccataacgcgattcttcgataacccgaacttaaaacacaagttcgctcaacactagtgtcctattattttccgcgTTACGAACAAGGATGGGACGGCTCTATTGGGGGCCCGGCCATTCCACAAAAtacgtacggtcgtgtgcatgagcccttgattTGACCTGGTGTGCGGTGCACGTGCTCCTCCCCTGATCTTGTTTTCTTCCCCTCGCAGGCCGCCATCTCCGCTCCCCGTCCCTCAGGCTGTACTGAACATGTTCCCAGACGCTGAGCACCTCGATGATGTCAGTAAACATGGCGGACGTCTGCGCAGCTTCCGTCATGAGCGCGGCAACTGGGCCTCTTATGTGTATGCGGCATGTGAGTGTTATGGGGGTGTGGCTTTAGTAATGGGCGGAGCCCGGCACATGTCGCATGGACCCCATTTTTCTTCTCTTTCAGTTCATCCTTCGGAGGAATTTGGGGAgatgctggaggagctggagactgTGGCCAGGAAACATGGCGTCGTTCTAACCAAAATGGAGGAGCTGCACATCAGCCTCTCGCAGACGGTCGTCCTGCGTCACCACTGGATTCATCCGTTTGTCCAGTCGCTCAGGGACAGACTTTCTTCTGGGAGACGGTCAGTGTTTCAGAGGTGTTCTCCAATATTCTCTGTAAGGCTacagattcgcaaaacacggatatcggcccatgtgcgttccgcaatttgcagaccatacATGCTGCAGCTATCATAGAaaaggcctattcttgtccgcaattgcggacaagaataggacatgttctatcttctttgtgtgctgtccacatctttcgcGGACTCgtacaaatgaatgggtccacactcaTTCTGCAAAATTGAGGAACTGATGGGGGACTGATTTATACGGTCGTCAGAATGTAGCCTAAGGGGGCCTGCGGAACTGGGGTGACCCCCTGCCTGCTGACCACTCCCAGACTGCAGTCTGTTCTCCCCATTCACTATGCAGGCgactacaatctattgctcccttttATCAGCCATTTCCAGCCAAAGGTGATTAAGTTTGCTTGTATGGGATTTTgggctccccccctccctccatataTCCTTTGCATCCTCCTAAAGTAAAGCACAGATTTCCTTTGTATGCCCCCTGACCTTTGCTGTTGTCCTGTGCAGGTTTCTGTGTGTTGCTGACCAGCTAAAGGTTTATGTGAACAAAGAGAAGACCAGGTGAGGACGACCTGTGATGTGTCCGGCTGTATGGTGAGGAGGAAAGCGTTATGTGATGAACTTGCGGTGTAGAGGAGTGCGGCCTGTGATGTGTCCGGCTGTGTATTATAGAGGAGTGCGGCCTGTGATGTGTGCGGCTGTGTATTATAGAGGAGTGCGGCCTGTGATGTGTGCGGCTGTGTATTATAGAGGAGGGCGGCCTGTGATGTGTCCAGCTGTGTATTATAGAGGAGTGCGGCCTGTGATGTGTCCGGCTGTGTATTATAGAGGAGTGCGGCCTGTGATGTGTCCGGCTGTGTATTATAGAGGAGTGCGGCCTGTGATGTGTCCGGCTGTGTATTATAGAGGAGTGCGGCCTGTGATGTGTCCGGCTGTGTATTATAGAGGAGGGCGGCCTGTGATGTGTCCGGCTGTGTATTATAGAGGAGTGCGGCCTGTGATGTGTCCGGCTGTATATTATAGAGGAGTGTGGCCTGTGATGTGTCCGGTTGTGTATTATAGAGGAGGGAGAGCTGTGATGTGTGCGGCTGTGTATTATAGAGGAGGGAGAGCTGTGATGTGTCCGGCTTTGTATTATAGAGGAGGGAGAGCTGTGATGTGTCCGGCTGTATATTATAGAGGAGGGAGAGCTGTGATGTGTCCGGCTGTGTATTATAGAGGAGGGAGAGCTGTGATGTGTCCGGCTGTGTATTATAGAGGAGGGAGAGCTGTGATGTGTCCGGCTGTGTATTATAGAGGAGGGAGAGCTGTGATGTGTCCGGCTGTGTATTATAGAGGAGTGCGGCCTGTGATGTGTCCAGCTGTGTATTCTAGAGGAGGGCGAGCTGTGATGTGTCCGGTTGTGTATTATAGAGGAGGGCGAGCTGTGCTGTGTCCGTCTGTTTTGTTATAGAGGAGTGCGGCCTGTTAGGTGTGCGGTGTTGAGTAGGAGGACGGTCTGTGAGGTGTAGAGGAGGAGGGCAGCCTGTGATATGTCGGGCTGTGCGGTGTAGAGGAGTGCGGCCTGTGATATGTCTGGCTGTGTATTATAGAGGAGGGTGAGCTGTGATGTGTCCGGCTGTGTATTATAGAGGAGGGCGAGCTGTGATGTGTCTGGCTGTGTGTTATAGAGGAGGGCGAGCTGTGATGTGTCTGGCTGTGTATTATAGAGGAGGGAGAGTTGTGATGTGTCCGGCTGTTTGTAATAGAGGAGTGCGACCTGTTAGGCGTCCGGCTGTTTGTTATAGAGGAGTGCAGCCTGTTAGGTGTCCGGCTGTTTGTAATAGAGGAGTGCGACCTGTTAGGCGTCCGGCTGTGCGGTGTAGAGTAGGAGGACGGTCCGTGAGGTGTCCGGCTGTTTGTTATAGAGTGCGGCCTGTTAGGTGTCCGGCTGTTTGTTATAGAGGAGTGAAGCCTGTTAGGTGTCCGGCTGTTTGTTATAGAGGAGTGCGGCCTGTTAGGTGTCCGGCTGTTTGTTATAGAGGAGTGCGGCCTGTTAGGTGTCCGGCTGTTTGTTATAGAGGAGTGCAGCCTGTTAGGTGTCCGGCTGTTTGTAATAGAGGAGTGCGACCTGTTAGGCGTCCGGCTGTGCGGTGTAGAGTAGGAGGACGGTCCGTGAGGTGTCCGGCTGTTTGTTATAGAGGAGTGCGGCCTGTTAGGTGTCCGGCTGTTTGTTATAGAGGAGTGCGGCCTGTTAGGTGTCCGGCTGTTTGTTATAGAGGAGTGCGGCCTGTTAGGTGTCCGGCTGTTTGTTATAGAGGAGTGCGGCCTGTTAGGTGTCCGGCTGTTTGTTATAGAGGAGTGCAGCCTGTTAGGTGTCCGGCTGTTTGTAATAGAGGAGTGCGACCTGTTAGGCGTCCGGCTGTGCGGTGTAGAGTAGGAGGACGGTCCGTGAGGTGTCCGGCTGTTTGTTATAGAGGAGTGCGGCCTGTTAGGTGTCCGGCTGTTTGTTATAGAGGAGTGCGGCCTGTTAGGTGTCCGGCTGTTTGTTATAGAGGAGTGCGGCCTGTTAGGTGTCCGGCTGTTTGTTATAGAGGAGTGCGGCCTGTTAGGTGTCCGGCTGTTTGTTATAGAGGAGTGCGGCCTGTTAGGCGTCCGGCTGTGCGGTGTAGAGTAGGAGGACGGTCCGTGAGGTGTCCGGCTGTTTGTTTTAGAGGAGTGCGGCCTGTTAGGCGTCCGGCTGTGCGGTGTAGAGTAGGAGGATGGTCCGTGAGGTGTCTCATGTAGAGGAGTAGGACAGTGGCTTGTGACGTGCTTGGTGTAGAGCAGGGCGGTATACGTGGTGGGTGCAGCGAGTGGTCCCTTTCTGCACCACTGTGACATTGTGCTTTTACTTCTGCTGCTCTTTGTACAGGACGTTCTTGGGGCTAGAGGTGGTTCGTGGACATCAGCAGCTCCTGGAGGTCGTGTCACAAGTGGACAAGTCCTTACAGGAGTTTAATCTGGAGACTTTTTACCAGGTCAGTGGAGATGACTCACGAGAGCTTCTCCCATCCCCCGCGCTGTGGTCACATGGGCGTTTGGGGTCCCTATTATTGTATCTgtacactgtggggggggggggaagcactcGCCTTGCTGCTGTGTTTGGGCTGTAAGTACTCTGGTAGTCCCAACAGTCATGAACATACAAGGGGTGACCTGGTGGAAGGGGAATTCATGACTTCTTCTCTGAAGTAGGACACCCATCATTGTCATGGTCTCCTACATCCTCCAATACTCGTTTGTACAgctgcttccaagtaaaggaggcacAACAGATTGTGGGACTTGTGACGGCGTGTGCTGCGCAGCGCTTGCTGGGACATGTAGTACAACACCTGCTGGGAAACGTGGTGCGGCGTGATAACAGTGCCAGTAATACAGCAGCACAGGAGACTGAATGCTCCTCATAGACACAACAAACACCAGGGTTTTATCTGCATCGGTTCACACAGCTGCTTCACGCTGCTCTGCTTTTCTTCTTTCTCCCCAGAATCCCTCATTCCATGTCAGCCTGGCCTGGTGTGTGGGCGATGTGACCAAAACTTTCCAGGGGGCCTGCCTACTGGAGCTACAGgtgagggggcggggctgtgacaactgcTCAGACATCAcctagagcaggggtcagcactccagatgttgtgagactacaattcccagcatgctacaTTAGTTTctgtgggagttctgagaacagcagaGCAACTAtgtatactgggagttgtagtttcacaatagctggagtgtcggaggttgcctacccctgatccTGAGGCACGTTGTCAGTAGTAATAGACGGGCGGGACTCTGACAACCTTTCTGACATGATCtagggcagggatcagaaacAGCTCTATATCAAGAAAGTGAAAGAAGTTCCTCGTAGGCCGGACTCCCGGTACATAAAGGGCGGGGCCCCAGGGAATGCTCACATATATTAGTTGTGCACAAGCTTTGAACCCAGGAATATTTGGCTGCTGGTCGCCTTCCAGTCGGGTCACGCAGCGGGCCTGAACCTACAGCGGCGCTGCTGCAATTCCAAGCCACAGGCATTTATTTATGCAGAACAATGTGTTTCGTTTAGTGACGACAGCCGAAactcacaggaggaggagggggggctgcaggaTGACCCGGCTCCCACCTTTATCATGAATGCTGTTACCAATATAACCAGAAGAGGGCAGTGTATGAATGGGATCAAGAGCATAAACAAGGCTGTAGGTCCCAGTCCTGAAAGAAAATACTCTATAAGTGTTAGAAGTACAAGTGCAGACATAGGGGCCCGGACGACACCTCCCCCACACAGGACGGAGACTTTGTTGATCCCTTTACTCCTTACACTGCCCTCTTCTGGTTGTCTTGGTAATTGCAGTCATGATGCTCCAATAGTTtccttcaaattttttttttttttttgcggtaatttgccctttttctttttttcccctcacTGCTTCACGTAAGGACCACTCTAGTCGAATACATGTACGTTCATCTGCCTATTCTTATACTACTGCCATTTTACTTCAGCTCCTTATTGGATTGCAGCAGGAGCCTTTAACAGCCCCCATCCTTTTCTTTTTGGCTCCTATATTGAAATGTTGCCGTCTCATGTTTGGGTTCCCACCTGCCCCGATAGCGTCTTTGTATCTGAGGAAAGAACAGACCGCCTTCGAAACGCGTTATATCTATTTTTTACATGGATTTCAACTTTATTAAATTGGTTTTATGCTCCAAAAACACATTCTGCCCACATTGTAGCTTTCAGACATGacctagaggctggttgtcagtagTAGATGGGTGGGGGGCTCGGACTACCTTTCAGACATGacctagagcaggc
This genomic interval carries:
- the LOC120980731 gene encoding uncharacterized protein DDB_G0274171-like isoform X6, whose translation is MCPAVYYRGGRAVMCLAVCYRGGRAVMCLAVYYRGGRVVMCPAVCNRGVRPVRRPAVCYRGVQPVRCPAVCNRGVRPVRRPAVRCRVGGRSVRCPAVCYRVRPVRCPAVCYRGVKPVRCPAVCYRGVRPVRCPAVCYRGVRPVRCPAVCYRGVRPVRCPAVCYRGVQPVRCPAVCNRGVRPVRRPAVRCRVGGRSVRCPAVCYRGVRPVRCPAVCYRGVRPVRCPAVCYRGVRPVRCPAVCYRGVRPVRCPAVCYRGVRPVRRPAVRCRVGGRSVRCPAVCFRGVRPVRRPAVRCRVGGWSVRCLM
- the LOC120980731 gene encoding uncharacterized protein LOC120980731 isoform X3 codes for the protein MNLRCRGVRPVMCPAVYYRGVRPVMCAAVYYRGVRPVMCAAVYYRGGRPVMCPAVYYRGVRPVMCPAVYYRGVRPVMCPAVYYRGVRPVMCPAVYYRGVRPVMCPAVYYRGGRPVMCPAVYYRGVRPVMCPAVYYRGVWPVMCPAVCYRGVRPVRCPAVCYRGVRPVRCPAVCYRGVQPVRCPAVCNRGVRPVRRPAVRCRVGGRSVRCPAVCYRGVRPVRCPAVCYRGVRPVRCPAVCYRGVRPVRCPAVCYRGVRPVRCPAVCYRGVRPVRCPAVCYRGVRPVRCPAVCYRGVRPVRCPAVCYRGVRPVRCPAVCYRGVRPVRRPAVRCRVGGRSVRCPAVCFRGVRPVRRPAVRCRVGGWSVRCLM
- the LOC120980731 gene encoding uncharacterized protein DDB_G0274171-like isoform X4; this translates as MCPAVYYRGGRAVMCLAVCYRGGRAVMCLAVYYRGGRVVMCPAVCNRGVRPVRRPAVCYRGVQPVRCPAVCNRGVRPVRRPAVRCRVGGRSVRCPAVCYRGVRPVRCPAVCYRGVRPVRCPAVCYRGVQPVRCPAVCNRGVRPVRRPAVRCRVGGRSVRCPAVCYRGVRPVRCPAVCYRGVRPVRCPAVCYRGVRPVRCPAVCYRGVRPVRCPAVCYRGVQPVRCPAVCNRGVRPVRRPAVRCRVGGRSVRCPAVCYRGVRPVRCPAVCYRGVRPVRCPAVCYRGVRPVRCPAVCYRGVRPVRCPAVCYRGVRPVRRPAVRCRVGGRSVRCPAVCFRGVRPVRRPAVRCRVGGWSVRCLM
- the USB1 gene encoding U6 snRNA phosphodiesterase, with translation MFPDAEHLDDVSKHGGRLRSFRHERGNWASYVYAAFHPSEEFGEMLEELETVARKHGVVLTKMEELHISLSQTVVLRHHWIHPFVQSLRDRLSSGRRFLCVADQLKVYVNKEKTRTFLGLEVVRGHQQLLEVVSQVDKSLQEFNLETFYQNPSFHVSLAWCVGDVTKTFQGACLLELQKVVDEFEDCEVLTRFYADEIYCKCGNKVMSIPLH
- the LOC120980731 gene encoding uncharacterized protein DDB_G0274171-like isoform X2, with translation MNLRCRGVRPVMCPAVYYRGVRPVMCAAVYYRGVRPVMCAAVYYRGGRPVMCPAVYYRGVRPVMCPAVYYRGVRPVMCPAVYYRGVRPVMCPAVYYRGVRPVMCPAVYYRGGRPVMCPAVYYRGVRPVMCPAVYYRGVWPVMCPAVCYRGVRPVRCPAVCYRGVRPVRCPAVCYRGVQPVRCPAVCNRGVRPVRRPAVRCRVGGRSVRCPAVCYRGVRPVRCPAVCYRGVRPVRCPAVCYRGVRPVRCPAVCYRGVRPVRCPAVCYRGVQPVRCPAVCNRGVRPVRRPAVRCRVGGRSVRCPAVCYRGVRPVRCPAVCYRGVRPVRCPAVCYRGVRPVRCPAVCYRGVRPVRCPAVCYRGVRPVRRPAVRCRVGGRSVRCLM
- the LOC120980731 gene encoding uncharacterized protein DDB_G0274171-like isoform X5; its protein translation is MCPAVYYRGGRAVMCLAVCYRGGRAVMCLAVYYRGGRVVMCPAVCNRGVRPVRRPAVCYRGVQPVRCPAVCNRGVRPVRRPAVRCRVGGRSVRCPAVCYRVRPVRCPAVCYRGVKPVRCPAVCYRGVRPVRCPAVCYRGVRPVRCPAVCYRGVRPVRCPAVCYRGVRPVRCPAVCYRGVRPVRCPAVCYRGVQPVRCPAVCNRGVRPVRRPAVRCRVGGRSVRCPAVCYRGVRPVRCPAVCYRGVRPVRCPAVCYRGVRPVRCPAVCYRGVRPVRCPAVCYRGVRPVRRPAVRCRVGGRSVRCPAVCFRGVRPVRRPAVRCRVGGWSVRCLM
- the LOC120980731 gene encoding uncharacterized protein DDB_G0274171-like isoform X1; the protein is MNLRCRGVRPVMCPAVYYRGVRPVMCAAVYYRGVRPVMCAAVYYRGGRPVMCPAVYYRGVRPVMCPAVYYRGVRPVMCPAVYYRGVRPVMCPAVYYRGVRPVMCPAVYYRGGRPVMCPAVYYRGVRPVMCPAVYYRGVWPVMCPAVCYRGVRPVRCPAVCYRGVRPVRCPAVCYRGVQPVRCPAVCNRGVRPVRRPAVRCRVGGRSVRCPAVCYRGVRPVRCPAVCYRGVRPVRCPAVCYRGVRPVRCPAVCYRGVRPVRCPAVCYRGVQPVRCPAVCNRGVRPVRRPAVRCRVGGRSVRCPAVCYRGVRPVRCPAVCYRGVRPVRCPAVCYRGVRPVRCPAVCYRGVRPVRCPAVCYRGVRPVRRPAVRCRVGGRSVRCPAVCFRGVRPVRRPAVRCRVGGWSVRCLM